The window CTTTTGCAAAAGTGGAGTTATTGGGCAGCTCAGATTTTTGTCcaattttcttcttttctctcaTAGTCTTCAAATAATAACCAAATTTCTTAGTAAAAAGTGAGATCGATTCTTCACCTAAATCAGACTTATCCACCTCTTTAGATATTTGAAGGATTTCATCATAAGATTCGGTTGAGGCTTCAAAGGCTATTGTCTTCCCTTTATCCTTCCTTTGTAGATCAAGATTCATCTCAAAAGTTCTGAGAGAACTCATTAGTTCATCCAAGTTGATCGTTGAAGTGTCTTTAGATTCTTCAATAGCTCAGACTTTGACATTGAATCTCTCAGGAAGAGATCTTAGAACCTTGTTCACCAATCTTTCATTTGGTATGGGATCTCCTAGGCCATGTGATTCATTTGAGAGTTGTCTCAACCGGCAGTCATACTCAAGAATAGACTCCTTGTCCTTCATTCTCAAACTTTCGAACTTTGATGTCACCATCCTTAGCCTAGTTTTACGCACACTTGCGGATCCTTCACAGTGCTTCTGGAGTATCTCCCAAGCATCTTTGGCGCATACACAAGTGGTGATTAAGTTAAACATCCTTGTGTCAACAGATGAAAATATAGCAATGAGAGCCTTGGAATTAAAGTTTGAAGTTTGCACTTCATCGACAGTCCATGTACTTTCAGGTTTGAGCCGTGTGTCTCCATCAGCATCCTCGAGTTTTGGTGGACTCCAACCATCAAGTACACGTTGCCAAGCTCTTTCATCAATGGATTTAATAAAAACCCTCATCTTTA is drawn from Primulina eburnea isolate SZY01 chromosome 10, ASM2296580v1, whole genome shotgun sequence and contains these coding sequences:
- the LOC140842886 gene encoding uncharacterized protein, which translates into the protein MEGSTNTVFRPPVLDGSNYALWKVKMRVFIKSIDERAWQRVLDGWSPPKLEDADGDTRLKPESTWTVDEVQTSNFNSKALIAIFSSVDTRMFNLITTCVCAKDAWEILQKHCEGSASVRKTRLRMVTSKFESLRMKDKESILEYDCRLRQLSNESHGLGDPIPNERLVNKVLRSLPERFNVKV